The genomic segment AATCCCAGCGCCAGCCCGCCGTGCGGCGGGGCACCGTATTGGAGCGCGTCGAGCAGGTATTCAAACTTCAATTTCGCCTCTGCGTCGGACAGGCCCAGCAGCCTGAAAATCTTCGATTGCACGTCGCTGCGGTGAATTCTGATCGAACCGCCCCCCAGCTCGGTGCCATTCAGCACGATGTCATACGCCTTGGCGCGGACCTTCAGTAAATCCTCGGCCGGCGGCGGCGCGGCATCCTCAAGCCGCAGCAGGTGCAGGTCTTCGTCCTTCGGACTTGTGAAGGGATGATGCATCGGGAAGATGCTCTTTGAATCCGCGTCCCAGCCGAACAGCGGAAAATCCACGACCCAGCAGAACGCCCATTTGTCCTTCGGGATCATGCCGCGCCGCTCGGCGACGGTCGAGCGCAACCAGCCCAGGTGCTTGCAGACATTCGCCTCACTGCCGGCTGCGAACAGAATCAAATCGCCGGCCTTCGCGCCGGAGGCGTCCATAATCGCCCGTTGCACGTCGGCGTTCTCCAGGAACTTGGCAATCCCCGTTTGAAATACAATCTTGCCGCCTTCTTCAACCACCTTCACGAGCGGCAGGCCGCCGGCACCGACCCCTTTGATCTCCTCGGTGAGGCCGTCGGTCTCCTTGCGCGTCATGGCGGCCCCGCCGGGGACGACGATGCACCGCACGATGCCTCCGGAAGCGATGGCGTCGGCGAAGACGCGGAACTCGCTTGCCTTCACCGCGTCGGTGACGTCCTTGATGGTCATGCCGTAGCGCAGATCAGGCGCGTCGCGGCCGTAATCGCGCATGGCTTGTGCGTAGCTGATCCGTGGCAGGGGAAGGTGCATGTCCAGGCCGATCGCCGCCTTGGCGATTTCCGCCATGCAGGCTTCGACGTGGTGCATGACGTTTTCCGGCTGCACGAAAGCCATCTCGATGTCCACTTGGGTGAACTCTGGCTGGCGGTCGGCGCGAAGGTCCTCGTCGCGGAAGCACCGGGCGATCTGCATGTAGCGATCCAGCCCGGCGATCATCAGCAGCTGCTTGAAGATCTGCGGCGATTGCGGCAGTGCGTAGAACGAGCCGTGTTGCAAACGCGAGGGAACGAGATAGTCGCGGGCGCCCTCGGGCGTGCTCTTGCACAGAATCGGCGTCTCGATCTCAAGGAATCCATGGCGATCGAAGTAATCGCGCACCGTCTTGGTGATGCGATGCCGCAACATCAGTGCCTTTTTCATCGGCGTGCGGCGAATATCCAGTACGCGGTTCTCCAGCCGCAGGTCCTCGTTGGTTTCGATGTCGTCGGCGATCTCGAAAGGAGGCGTTTTCGATTTGCTAAGCAAGTCAATCTCGCGCGCGGCGATTTCGATCTCGCCCGTCGGCAGATTGGGATTCACGTTGCTGCCACGGCTGATGACTTCGCCGCGCACGGCGATGACATACTCGCTCCGCAAGCCGCGGGCGATCTCATGGGCCTTCGGATCGGTGTCGGGATTGAATCGAATCTGGGTGATGCCGCCGCGATCGCGCAGATCGATGAAGACCATGCCGCCGTGGTCGCGGAAATTATCCACCCAACCGGCCAGGAGGACGGTCTTACCAACATCGCTGCCTCGCAGCGCGCCGCAATCGTGGGTTCGTTCGTTGTAAGGCAGTGGCACAGCATTCTCCAATTGCAATCATCCCGACCAAGACACGGACCAAGCCTGGATTCTAAGGGGTTCCCAGAATGGTGGTTGGCTTCACCGGCGGCTTTGCCGGAGACGTTTCAGCGAACCAGTCGCGCAACACTTTTTCGGCCGGCTTGCCCCGGGGGGTGTAGTTGAAGTCGTTCATACCGCCTTCGGACGTATCCCACTCCCACCAGATGATCCCGCCGATCGCCGGTTCATTTCCCCAGGTTCGAAGAAACGATTCGTACAATCGGCGTTGTTCTTCGTGGCCGGCGGGCGTCGCCTTCTGGTTCGCGTAATAATTCCAGCCCTCGTGGGCCGCGCCTTCCTGCGAACACCAGCCGACCTCGGTAAAGATAATGGGTTTCTTCACCTCGCGCTGGAACGAAAGTATGTCGCGTTTGATTCGCGCCCAATTCTGATCGATTTCGGACGGCAGGGGGTTCCCCTTTCGCGCCAGCTCATAATACGATGTCATCCCGACGACATCGAGCCGTGGCCAGAACCCGATCTTCGTCGTCTGATAATGATCCCAATTGGCGGAGTAGCCCAGCTTGCCGCGATAGTTCTGCCGGACCTCCTCGATGATGCGCAGCCAACGCTCGGTGTAGGTTTCGGTCTTAACCAGCTCGGAGCCGATCATCAGCACGTCGACGCGATGCCGTTCGGCGATCTTCGCGAAATGGACGATGAAGTCCCGATAGCGCGTGAACCAGCCGTCCCAGTCGTGGTTTTCCGGGACAATTCGACCGCGCCACTCGCTGTTTCGCGGGTTCTTCAGCAGCACGATCGGCATGAGGATCACGCGCAGACCGTGTTGCGTCGCGTGATCAATCAGGCGACCCAGATCCTTCGCATCAGGTGTGCGACGTGTGTCGATATGCAGGTCCACCGTGCCCGCGTGCTCCTGCCAGCCGTGGACGACAAAGAGTACCGTGTCGGCCCCCAACTGGGCGATCTCCGGAATCAGGCGATGGTAATGGTCGTAGGCGCTGACGCCGTTGACATGGAGCTGCATGGCCATGCCGCGGTACTGACCGCGCGGCGGCGGCGTGGAGCCGGCGGGTGACTCCAATCCGCTGACAACCTGGTGTGCGCGCTGCGTCGCGTCATCCTCCGGGGGGGCCGCGTCGCTGGCACCTGGCGTGCGCACCGCCTGCCAGACCACGCCGATGGCGAATAGCGCCGCGAGTATTTTCAACAAGGGTTGCATGGGGCTTCCCGGTCGTTGCTGTTTGGCATTCGCCGGGAAAACCCGGCAAACCGGGAATCGTAGGGCAACCCGATTGTTGGGAAAAGCGGCGGATCTGAAATGGCTGAAAATGCGATGCGTTCCTCGGTGGACCGGTCGCGCAACAATTGCAGGCTCACACGACTCGGCGGAGTTTCCCGATACTCAAGTATGAAGCGGGGTCGATCGCTATCCTGGTGGGTCACGTGGGTCGCGTCCTTCTTATGCGCTGCGTGTGACCGGTCGACACCGGCCCCGGTTGCGTCCGGGACGACGCCCGCTCGTGCGGCGAGGGCGTCATCTCCCGCCGAAGCGGTGGCGCGGTTGCAGGAAGCGTATCGCGCCAGGAACTACGACGAACTCGCCGCACTGGTCGCGCCGAAGCAGCGGCTGGCCACGGTCGATTTTCTTGCCGCCGTGGATGAAGTCCTGAAGGCCAACGCCCGGTTGCGCCGCGTGGCGGAGTCGGTTTATCAGGGGCCGGTCAGCGAGACGTGGTCCATCGGGGAAATCGAGAACAACCTCGGTCCGTTCTCGGCGCACGTGACGCTCATTGGTCAGGAGTTGCGGGGCAACGGCGCCGTCGTGACGCTTCAAGAGGGCGATCACATTCCGCTCTTCAAGGCTCGCTTTGTTCACGACGGATCGGGCTGGCTGTATGACGCCGAGCCGATCCCGGCCGCAATGATCGGCGAATTGCGCAAGCTCGCCGCCACGCTGGACGATGTCACGCGGAAAGTTCGTGAAGGGGCGGACATCCGTTATTATATGGATGTATTCTTTACCCAGGTGGCGCCGCAGATGTGCCGCGTCCTGACGGCGACGGACCCGGTCGTCCAAACCGCCCTATCGACCGACGCGAACCAGCCCTGACGTTCCAAGTTGGGTCATGCCGGAGGCTTCGAAGACGACTCGCCGTGCCGGCGGTCCTTTGAAGCTTCCAGCGCCGCTTGCATCCGTTTGGTGATGGTTTCCGTGATTTGTTCCAGCGTCCATTCCCGCACTTGTTCGACTTGGATCGGTTCAGCATACGTTACATGGACCGGCCTGGGTGACGGCCATCGCTGCGAGCGCGGCCACGCTTCAAATGCACCATCCACGATCGTCGGCACAATGGGCACTTCGGCACGCTTGGCGATCGCGAGGCTGTTCGGGTTGATCGGACCGAGGCGGCCGTCCGGCGAGCGCGTGGCCTCCGGAAAGATGACAACCGCCCAGCCGTTCCGCAGTTGCCGAAGCGCTTCCTTGACCGCGCCGACATCGGCGGCGCCGCGGCGCACGGGGAAGGCATTCAACGCGCGGATCAGTCGACCGAAGATCGGATTGCGAAACAGGGTGTCGCGTGCCATGAAGCTGATTTCGCGCGGCAGCGCCTGCCCGACGGCCACCGGGTCGAAGTAGCTCTGGTGGTTCGAGACGATCAGCACACCGCCCGCGTCCGGCACGCGCTCGACGTGAAAGGCGCGCCCTCGGAAATAAATCTTAAACAACATCCGGGACAGGAACCGCATGAAGCGGTAGAAGCATCGCATGCGCGGCGGCGCGGTGTCCATGGTTGGCAAGATGCAATCGGCGTGATGGGCGATCGCGTCAGATCAACGGGCGACCAGTTGCCGCTTGCGTACCTCTTCGAGCAGCCGCTCCACCACTTCGTGAATGGTCATCTGCGTCGTGTCAATGGCAATGGCCGTGGCAGGGTGCAGCAGCGGCGCCCACTGGTGCTGATCATTGCCGTCGCGTTCGCGCAGGTTCTCGAGAATCAGGTCGTAAGACGTCTCTTCGCCGTCCGCGATCAGTTCCTGGTAGCGCCGCATGGCACGTCGCTCCAGGGATGCGTCGAGGAAGAATTTCAAGTCCGCATCGGGAAACACCACGCTTCCCTGATCGCGCCCTTCGGTCACCAGCGAGCCGAGCTGGCGGCCGATCTCCCGTTGCTTTTCCACCAGCAGCTTGCGAATCTCCGCAATGCGCGCCACAAAACTCGTGGCCTGATTGACCGCCATGCTGCGCACCTCTTCGCTCACGTCGACGCCGTTGAGCAGCACGCGCGTGAACGTCGGGCCGCAATCCACATGGACGTTACTCTGTCGGGCGATTTGGATCAGCGCCGCGTCGTCTTTCAGGCGGGCGCCGTTCTGGATTGCCGCGAGCGCCAGCGCGCGATACATCGCGCCCGTATCGAGGTAGGCAATCGACAGTTTGCCCGCCAGTTTGCGTGCCGCGGTGCTCTTTCCTGAACCGGCCGGCCCGTCAATCGTGATGATCATGCTCGGCTCCTTGAGCGTTGCGGGCATTATAAGGAGCGGATCCATCGCGCCAAATCAGATTGAAGCTCACCGCGCGATCGGTACAATTCACAGGACAAGGAGGTGGCGCATGTCTAGTGCCATGCAACGCCGGGCGGCCCTCGTCGCTTGCCTGATCGGCCTCGGGATGGCTGCGGGATGCAAGGATCGTTCCAACGGCGTGCCGGCCAGCGCGCCGGCGGCGGAGCTGACGAACACGCGTGATCAACCTCCCCGTGTATCCGGCGCAGCGCCCGTTGAGCCGTCATCCGCCTCCGCGTCGCCGGATGCGGGCCGAAGCATCGGCGTGGACAATCAGGATGATCCGCGCGGACCGGACTGCCTCCCGAAATCGGGCAAGAACGGCCCCTGGATCAAGACCGAGCCGGTGCGCGTGTATGACCCCGGTGAGCTGTCGACCGCGTTGATCGCGGATGATACGGCGCGACTGGGTTATTTTCGGATCCGTTCGGTTGTTCGATGCGTGTACGAGTTGCCAGGCAGCGCAGCGGGAAGCCGACTGGCGCGGGTGATCATCATCAACGCGGAAACCCCGGATGACGCCTATGGCATCCTGACCTGCCGCGCGCCGGCGACGGAACAGTTTCGCATCGCCGGTGAGACGCGCGTCACAAGGCGGGATGGCATCGGCTTGCATGCGTGGCAGGGGACCGCCTATGTCAACGTTACCTGTGATCGATCCGATTCCGAAACGACCGAGGAGTTGATCCGCCTGACCAACTTCATCACCGGGCGAATTCGTCGCGAAAGTCCGCCGCGCATGCTCGATGCGATGCCGCGCGACAATTCGACTGTTTACTTTCGGTGGTTGCTGCGCAACCTGGCAAGCCTGCCGCCGGATGCATTCGAGCTGGCCGGCCGGCTGGACCCGCGCAAGTTGAGTGAAGTGCTGGGGCTTTCGCGTGAGACGCTGATGTGCGTCGGGGCTTATTCGGTTCGTGGCGGCGAACCGAACGTCGTGTGGATCGTGCAATACCCCAATGTCCGCGCGGCGCACGATGCCGCGGCGCGGTACAAGAAATACCTCGATGAGAACGCGAGCGACCCGCTGGCGATTTCCACCAATCTCCTCGCCCCGCAGGGCGTGTATCTCGCCGGCACCTGGACGGCGGAACTGGAATCGATGCAATACATGCTCCCGCGGATTCAACAATTGCTGCCGTCGCCATGAGTGCGGCGTTCCGTTGCGGCGGCTGGGATGTGTGGCGCCGTGATCCGCAGGAATGAGCAGGGCCTTGCATTCGCTTGGAATGCAAGGCCCGTGCTACGCTTCCCTTCCCTCGATACTCAAGTGGGTCTTACGGCAACAGAATCTCCATCACGACCGGCAGGTGGTCCGAAGCGCCGTGCAGCGCGTCGGCGATCACCGCGCCTTCGGGTATCGTTGGCGGGTCGTTGATGTCGTTGTTGAAATGATTGCCGTCGTTGCCAAAGGCATGATATGACCCGGTGCGGTACGTCAACGCCACGCCGTCCAGCAACGCCTGCGAACAGAGAATGAAGTCAAACCGGTCATCCAGCCCGCCATTCGCCGCGCCGGCCGGTGCGCCCGAGTTGTTGTTGTGCGGTGACTGGGTGTGGATATCCCGGAAGCTGCTGTTCGCGCTCCAGTTGCCGGGCCGATTGATCGGATCAAACACGCGGCCGTCGTTGTCGACTTGTGGGCCGATCAACTCCTGATAGGCCGTTTCCGTGCTCGTGTACAGATTCATGTCGCCCGCGATCATGAAGTTGCTGCCGGCCGGCAGGGCATTGGCGTGGGTGCGAATCAACTGCGCCGCCGTCGCGCGATCGTTCGCATCACCGGCGGTGTTCCCCGCCTTCAGGTGCGTCGAGTAGATATAGAACGACGATTCGGGACCGGAGAATCCGTTGATGGTCAGCCGCCAGCGATCGGTCTGCCGCGGACTGGTCGATACGATTGCGTGATCAGCCGGACCGGCAAAGGTCAGCCGGCTGGTGCGATAGTAGCAGGCGTTGTCCGAATCAGGTCCGTTGGAGAAGGTGGCCATGTTGTAGCCGCCCGGTCCGCCGGCGCCGTTCAAGACCGTGTTCAGGAAGGTGTTAGCGGCCGAAGAGCCGTTTACTTCCTGGCACACGATCAAATCAGGCAACACGGCATTGAGAATCGCCTGATACTGCGTGGTCCGATCGGACCCGCTGTAGTTCAGCAGGTTGTAGCTCATGACCTTGATGGCCAGCGGCGGTGGCGCATCGCTGAAGCGCTTGCCCGACGGACAACTCTGACATGACCCGGATACAAGCGTTGCGTAAAAGATGCAATCGTTCCCGAGGCCGTCGTAGTTGACCCAGCGGAAGCGGACGCGGTCTCCCGGCGTGCCGCAGGTTTCGCTGTCGGGGCATTCGACGCAGATCAGTTCGCCTTCCAGCAATTGATTGGCACCCGGATTGGACGTGACGACACATGGCGAAATCCCCGCCTGGTTCAAATCCACCTGGTACTGGCAGAAGCCGGTCGGTGAATCGGGGCAGTTGTTCGGCGGGTCGGCGTTGTCGCAGCGGGAGATGTCCTTCTGCGCCGCCGGCAGGCAGGACGTCCCCGCGCCGCCGTTGGCCAGAATCAACTGGAGGAACCGGCGGATGTCCAGACCGTTCACCGCGCCGTCCAGATTGACGTCGGCACAGACGTTCGACTCCAGACCGAGGACCACATCAACAAACTCGTCGATGTCGTCCACGTCCACGCGCTGCGACTGGTCGACGTCACCGTAGCAGGTGAGGCAGGCGTTGCTGCAATCGTTCTCGTCGCCCGGCGTGTCGTTGCCGGTCGGCGGGAGATCGCCGGATCCGATGATCCAGTCGTTCAGCGCGCCGGCACAGCGAATGACGTGGAACGGTGCGCTGCCGAACGGCGTCGGGCCGACCGTCGGACCGTAGTACCACTCGGTGCCGACCGGCGGATTGTTGACATCCTTCACGATGGCGATCGAGTCAAGCACGCGCGTCCACGGAGTGATATCGAGGATGCCATCGTCATTCGTGTCGAGATCCTGGCCGCTCGTGCCCGTGAAGCCCTCGACGAGCATGTGCGTGACGTTGTCGTCGTTCTCGAAGCTGACGGCCGCAGACACGAGATCGGGCGTGCCGATCGTCAGCGTATTGCGTGCGCACAGGAACACGCCATCGGCCGGGGTAATCGCACCGCTCAACGGCACGATGGTTTCAATCACGCCGCTGCCGGCCGCCGCGGCGCCGTCTCCGAGAACGATGTAGCTCAACGATCCAAGCGGGACGTTCGCCGGCCCCTTGATCTCGAAGTACTCGTCGTTGTCCACGCCGTCCTGGTCAACGCGGATTTCGTTGATGACCATGCCGTCGGCCGTCGGACAGGTGACGTTGGCACACACCGTGGCCGCACCCTGGAAAACGCCGCCGATGCCGGCGCACAACGTCGCAGTCAGATTGTCATTGCAGGTGCCACCACCGAGACAGCATGCGCCGACCTCCCCGCACATCGGCGCGGTGTCGAGGTCGGACAGGATGCGGGGGAGCAGTTGATAGTTGCTGTCAAACGGTGCGGTCGTATCACTCTGGCTGAAGACGCCGGTGATCGTGACCGGACCGGACGGAATGGTCATGCCCTCGAAGTCCAGTTGATTGCTGGAAATTCGTACGGTGGCAAAACCCAAGCCGTCGGTCACCACGTAGTTGCTCGACGCCGTGCCGCCGACAAACGTGCCGCCGGCATCCAGGAAGGTCACGCAGGAAAGCGTGACGATTTCGCTTTCCAGGCCCTCGGCGGAGGCGCTTTGATCCTGGAAGTCGCTTGTCGTCACACTGACTGGTGCCGTCGTGCCCACGAAACTTCCGAGCGTGATTCGCTTCAGCGGAAGCGAGCCATCAACCACCTCAAGGAGTCCGTTAAACTGGTCCGTCACTCCCTGCAGGTCGATCTGCGTCCCTTCCGCCGCCGCGGCAAGGAGCGGGTCGATGATTTCATTCGCACCAAAGACGGTGAGTCCGCTTCGGCCGCCGGGGCCGGAAGCGTCCTCGATCTGGAACGACTTAACCGTCCCAGACTGAATCAGGTCGGTTGTGGAAGAGATGACGACGTTGCAAAGCTTGACGCGTGAGCCGACCGGCAGGGCGCGCGCCTGGGCGATGGTCATACATTCGCCACAGGCCGGGACCGGCGCGGGCGTGCAGGTCGTGCCTGCGCCCTGGAACACGCCGCCCTGGCCCTGGCAGGTCAAAGGATCGAGCAATGTGCAGTCGTTGCCGTTGCAGCACGCGCCGGTACAGATCGACCCGTCGCCGCAAACGCTGCCAACGCCTTTGAAGATACCGCCCAGTTCGTTGATACAGACGTTGCGTTCCTGGATGTCGCAGAAACCACCCTGGCAGCACGCGCCGGTGATGGCGTTCGCCACACCGGGCGTATCGACGCCGGTCGCAGGGTCGAAGATGCCAATGTTCCACGGCAACCCGCCATTCGGCAGGCGATAGACGTGTCCGGGTACGAATGTGCCGTCGGGTCCGACGACCTGGCTGGGATCGGTGAAGTAGTACCATTCCTGGTCACCAGTTGGAGCTG from the Planctomycetia bacterium genome contains:
- the aspS gene encoding aspartate--tRNA ligase, with the protein product MPLPYNERTHDCGALRGSDVGKTVLLAGWVDNFRDHGGMVFIDLRDRGGITQIRFNPDTDPKAHEIARGLRSEYVIAVRGEVISRGSNVNPNLPTGEIEIAAREIDLLSKSKTPPFEIADDIETNEDLRLENRVLDIRRTPMKKALMLRHRITKTVRDYFDRHGFLEIETPILCKSTPEGARDYLVPSRLQHGSFYALPQSPQIFKQLLMIAGLDRYMQIARCFRDEDLRADRQPEFTQVDIEMAFVQPENVMHHVEACMAEIAKAAIGLDMHLPLPRISYAQAMRDYGRDAPDLRYGMTIKDVTDAVKASEFRVFADAIASGGIVRCIVVPGGAAMTRKETDGLTEEIKGVGAGGLPLVKVVEEGGKIVFQTGIAKFLENADVQRAIMDASGAKAGDLILFAAGSEANVCKHLGWLRSTVAERRGMIPKDKWAFCWVVDFPLFGWDADSKSIFPMHHPFTSPKDEDLHLLRLEDAAPPPAEDLLKVRAKAYDIVLNGTELGGGSIRIHRSDVQSKIFRLLGLSDAEAKLKFEYLLDALQYGAPPHGGLALGLDRIVMLFGGYSSIRDVIAFPKNARAVDPLTKAPSEVSPEQLKELGIAIVAEKK
- a CDS encoding 1-acyl-sn-glycerol-3-phosphate acyltransferase, with amino-acid sequence MPTMDTAPPRMRCFYRFMRFLSRMLFKIYFRGRAFHVERVPDAGGVLIVSNHQSYFDPVAVGQALPREISFMARDTLFRNPIFGRLIRALNAFPVRRGAADVGAVKEALRQLRNGWAVVIFPEATRSPDGRLGPINPNSLAIAKRAEVPIVPTIVDGAFEAWPRSQRWPSPRPVHVTYAEPIQVEQVREWTLEQITETITKRMQAALEASKDRRHGESSSKPPA
- a CDS encoding (d)CMP kinase, with translation MIITIDGPAGSGKSTAARKLAGKLSIAYLDTGAMYRALALAAIQNGARLKDDAALIQIARQSNVHVDCGPTFTRVLLNGVDVSEEVRSMAVNQATSFVARIAEIRKLLVEKQREIGRQLGSLVTEGRDQGSVVFPDADLKFFLDASLERRAMRRYQELIADGEETSYDLILENLRERDGNDQHQWAPLLHPATAIAIDTTQMTIHEVVERLLEEVRKRQLVAR